From a single Rhodococcus qingshengii JCM 15477 genomic region:
- a CDS encoding 2Fe-2S iron-sulfur cluster-binding protein, producing MPKIRFSCSGSEWAVDAEVGTTVMLAAVSEGVDGITAECGGNAMCATCHVYVDPETATSLPSMTQEEDDMLDCAAGERRPTSRLSCQIAVTEELDGLRVEVAGD from the coding sequence GTGCCCAAGATCAGATTCTCCTGCTCCGGTTCCGAATGGGCGGTCGACGCAGAGGTCGGCACGACTGTCATGCTCGCTGCAGTGTCCGAAGGGGTCGACGGAATCACCGCTGAATGCGGCGGAAATGCGATGTGCGCAACGTGTCACGTCTACGTCGATCCCGAGACCGCCACCTCGCTTCCATCGATGACTCAGGAAGAAGACGACATGCTCGATTGTGCCGCGGGGGAGCGTCGCCCAACTAGCCGACTGTCCTGCCAAATTGCAGTTACCGAGGAGCTCGACGGACTCAGGGTTGAGGTGGCAGGTGACTAA
- a CDS encoding cytochrome P450, translating to MTTAATTAVEEKYSTDIDLFSSESLNEPYKYYRKLRDVGRAAYMTKYGMWAITRYDEVKGMLSDWETFSSAQGIGISNVLNEAWRDFAPCKDGAEHLPMRQMMMSTLGPKAVNAYRQDVEVAAAELVDEVIEKGEFDAVVDFAQLMPIRIFLQVLGVSPDLQTRYDMLHWATDTYNCAGPDGTFTQTQPSMEKLYGWALENVTPENARPGSVADLTWQSVKRGEISDIDAKATIAAYMTAGLDTTAGSLGNTMSQFVDNPDQWAMVRDDPSLIPSAVLEGVRIDSVAQWFTRVTTRDVEIDDILIPEGSRVLHSYAAANRDERHYPDPDRFDVRRNPRDTLAFGYGPHTCMGKALSNMEMTALWTELAKKVHSIEPNGTPRRHMNNLIRSLETLPVRVRVK from the coding sequence ATGACAACCGCAGCCACAACCGCAGTCGAGGAAAAGTACTCCACCGACATCGATCTTTTTTCGTCGGAATCGTTGAACGAACCCTACAAATACTATCGAAAGCTGCGAGATGTCGGTCGTGCTGCTTATATGACGAAGTACGGTATGTGGGCGATAACCCGATATGACGAAGTTAAGGGAATGCTCAGTGACTGGGAAACATTCTCGTCGGCTCAGGGTATTGGTATAAGTAACGTCCTCAACGAAGCATGGAGGGATTTCGCGCCATGCAAGGATGGTGCTGAGCACCTCCCTATGCGCCAAATGATGATGTCGACCCTTGGGCCGAAGGCGGTCAACGCATACCGTCAAGATGTGGAAGTGGCGGCTGCGGAACTCGTTGACGAGGTGATTGAAAAGGGTGAGTTCGACGCGGTGGTCGATTTCGCGCAACTGATGCCAATTCGCATATTTCTTCAGGTACTAGGCGTCTCTCCCGACCTCCAGACTCGGTACGACATGTTGCATTGGGCAACTGACACCTATAACTGCGCGGGCCCGGACGGGACCTTCACACAGACTCAACCCAGCATGGAGAAGCTCTATGGTTGGGCTCTGGAGAATGTCACGCCCGAGAATGCCCGGCCCGGCAGCGTTGCAGACCTCACCTGGCAGTCGGTGAAACGAGGGGAGATCAGCGATATCGACGCGAAAGCCACAATTGCGGCCTATATGACGGCAGGCTTAGATACCACTGCCGGCTCTCTGGGGAACACCATGAGCCAGTTCGTCGACAATCCAGACCAGTGGGCAATGGTTCGCGATGACCCGTCGCTGATACCCAGCGCCGTGCTGGAGGGTGTCCGAATCGACTCGGTAGCACAGTGGTTCACGCGCGTTACCACCCGCGACGTCGAAATTGACGACATCTTGATACCGGAGGGATCCCGCGTCTTGCACTCCTATGCCGCGGCGAATCGGGATGAGCGCCACTATCCTGACCCGGACCGATTTGATGTCCGACGCAACCCGCGCGACACGTTGGCCTTCGGCTACGGCCCCCACACCTGTATGGGCAAAGCTCTCTCGAACATGGAGATGACCGCGCTGTGGACCGAACTCGCGAAAAAGGTCCACAGCATCGAACCCAACGGCACGCCGCGACGCCACATGAACAACCTAATTCGCAGCCTCGAGACGTTGCCCGTTCGCGTCCGGGTGAAGTGA
- a CDS encoding NAD(P)/FAD-dependent oxidoreductase codes for MPEQVVIIGSGQAGAQAAVSLREHGFTGSVTLIGDEAGLPYQRPPLSKSYLTIDSPDSALALRAASVYERMGITIDDTDPAIRIDRKAAKVLLRSGRRLDFTHVVIATGARVRRLPIEGDDLDGVVQLRTLQDARILRELLRSPRSVVVIGGGFIGTEVAAAAVKNGHGVTIIESTTRLMSRVVSPDVSNFVTSVHQQRGTVVRLNASASAIVGKEGKAIAVKLDNGETIPADVVVSGIGVLPNTELAADAGLAVHNGVLVNAHLRTTDPRISAIGDCAAFPCTHASGQILRLESVQNAVDQARHVAARIAARDESVYSTVPWFWTDQFGMKIQMVGIGADTDRIIRHGSIAEDSFSVLRFSGDGQLRCVESVNRSSDHISARKLLSRGAYIGEFENYPGASLKDLVDRTVVNR; via the coding sequence ATGCCCGAGCAAGTTGTCATCATCGGTTCGGGGCAGGCTGGCGCACAGGCCGCGGTTTCGTTGCGGGAGCATGGTTTTACGGGTTCGGTGACTCTTATTGGCGACGAGGCGGGGCTGCCGTATCAGCGCCCCCCACTATCGAAGTCCTATCTCACGATCGACAGTCCGGATTCGGCACTGGCCCTTCGCGCCGCTTCCGTATACGAACGGATGGGCATCACCATCGACGACACTGATCCCGCCATCCGAATTGACCGAAAGGCTGCCAAGGTGCTCCTGCGCTCGGGGCGGAGGCTTGACTTCACCCATGTCGTAATCGCTACCGGTGCACGAGTGCGGAGACTACCGATCGAAGGTGATGACCTCGACGGAGTCGTACAACTCCGAACACTGCAGGACGCGCGGATATTGCGTGAATTGCTGAGGTCACCCCGCAGTGTTGTCGTAATCGGTGGAGGCTTCATCGGGACCGAGGTAGCAGCCGCTGCGGTCAAGAATGGTCACGGCGTCACTATTATCGAATCGACCACCCGTTTGATGTCCCGCGTCGTATCGCCTGACGTGTCTAACTTCGTAACCAGTGTCCACCAACAGCGTGGGACTGTCGTGAGACTGAATGCTTCAGCTTCGGCGATCGTGGGCAAGGAAGGGAAAGCCATTGCCGTCAAACTCGATAACGGCGAAACAATCCCGGCTGACGTTGTGGTCTCAGGTATTGGGGTTTTACCGAACACCGAACTTGCGGCAGACGCCGGCCTCGCCGTTCATAACGGAGTGTTGGTGAATGCGCACCTGCGCACCACGGATCCCCGGATCAGCGCGATCGGCGACTGTGCCGCCTTCCCTTGCACGCATGCTTCGGGGCAGATTTTGCGTCTCGAATCGGTGCAGAATGCGGTCGATCAAGCACGTCATGTCGCCGCCCGGATTGCCGCCCGTGACGAGTCCGTATACAGCACCGTACCGTGGTTTTGGACCGATCAGTTCGGTATGAAGATCCAGATGGTCGGCATCGGTGCCGACACCGATCGGATAATTCGCCACGGATCCATCGCCGAAGATTCGTTCTCCGTGTTGCGCTTTTCGGGCGATGGCCAACTGAGGTGTGTCGAGTCTGTTAATCGAAGTTCGGATCATATTTCCGCACGAAAACTACTTTCGCGTGGCGCCTATATAGGCGAATTTGAGAATTACCCGGGAGCGAGCTTGAAGGATCTCGTTGATCGGACAGTAGTAAACCGATAG
- a CDS encoding SRPBCC family protein yields MATIRSSITVDRSVDDVWKLIADAGTINEWFPLVEESAMLDDNHRTVTLRGGIRLTEEIITNDADLRRFQYRIIDGDLPIEHHIGTIDVIEVEGKSLVVYSTDVEPAELAEMVSGAIEGAVTGLAKKLC; encoded by the coding sequence ATGGCTACAATTCGATCATCGATTACGGTCGACCGTTCCGTGGACGATGTCTGGAAATTGATCGCGGATGCGGGAACGATTAACGAATGGTTCCCGCTCGTCGAGGAATCTGCAATGCTGGATGATAATCATCGGACGGTAACCCTGCGGGGTGGCATCAGATTAACTGAAGAGATCATCACGAACGACGCGGATCTGCGCCGCTTTCAGTATCGAATTATTGACGGTGATCTTCCGATTGAGCATCACATTGGCACGATCGACGTGATTGAGGTCGAGGGCAAGTCCCTTGTCGTTTACAGCACCGACGTCGAGCCCGCCGAGCTTGCCGAGATGGTCTCGGGAGCAATCGAGGGTGCCGTAACTGGTCTTGCGAAGAAGCTCTGCTGA
- a CDS encoding helix-turn-helix transcriptional regulator: MPSTLFQSESTSFDLVEESEAAVGSAFYPHRTTAARVEERFQGKLTLHRLGSILVGEIDYNSAIAMECPDIPGSYHLNVPVDGKISSRTTGHDELRMTSRRAALYSEGSNAILSSELPFHMIAVRFDGAELERTLTAMIGRPVRLGIELDAELDLSAGLAKQWWNLLAGVRHQLNSGCNELLSVPAVAEPLSHSLMSGFLLAARHQFSGQLHSEADAATPASIKLVRDRIEDRLGEPILLSDIAAGTGLSVRTIQRGFIEHLGVTPSEYIRAARLRHAHLELLAGDPSTTLVAEVAMRWGFGHLGRFAAHYKRMFGVSPSETLRL, from the coding sequence ATGCCATCCACTCTGTTCCAGTCAGAGTCCACGTCGTTCGATTTGGTCGAGGAGTCCGAGGCCGCTGTGGGGTCCGCCTTCTATCCTCATCGGACGACGGCAGCCCGAGTCGAAGAACGGTTTCAAGGGAAACTGACGTTGCACCGACTTGGATCGATCCTCGTCGGTGAGATCGATTACAACAGCGCGATTGCGATGGAGTGTCCGGATATCCCTGGCAGCTACCACCTCAACGTGCCGGTCGACGGAAAGATCAGTTCCCGCACAACTGGGCACGACGAATTGCGCATGACATCGCGGCGCGCTGCCCTGTACAGCGAGGGGTCGAATGCGATTTTGTCCTCTGAACTCCCGTTTCACATGATTGCCGTTCGATTCGATGGTGCGGAGTTGGAGCGAACACTCACTGCGATGATCGGCCGACCTGTTCGGCTCGGTATTGAACTCGACGCTGAACTCGACCTTTCGGCTGGACTAGCCAAGCAGTGGTGGAATCTCCTAGCCGGCGTCCGCCATCAGTTGAACAGTGGTTGCAACGAACTTCTATCGGTCCCAGCCGTTGCTGAGCCGTTGTCGCACAGTTTGATGTCTGGGTTCCTTCTTGCTGCGCGCCATCAGTTCTCGGGCCAGCTGCATTCGGAGGCAGATGCAGCAACGCCCGCGTCAATCAAACTTGTCCGCGACCGGATAGAGGATCGACTCGGTGAGCCAATTCTGTTGTCCGACATAGCCGCAGGGACAGGCCTGAGTGTGCGTACGATTCAGCGAGGTTTTATTGAACACCTCGGGGTTACGCCTTCAGAGTACATTCGCGCAGCCAGGTTGCGTCACGCTCACCTCGAACTGCTGGCCGGTGATCCGTCGACCACACTGGTCGCCGAGGTGGCGATGCGATGGGGCTTCGGTCACCTCGGTCGATTCGCCGCCCATTACAAGAGAATGTTCGGCGTTTCGCCATCCGAGACCTTGCGCCTGTAA